tTTCTAACCGTTTGTTAATCtgtagactaaatattaaataaaacaaatgacaatattgACAATAcaatactttctgaatgtaactgtattctgattactaacgatttaaattgtaactgtagtggaatacagttacttatatttggtattttaaatatgtaatcccattacatgtatttcgttactcccaaACCCTGAGTAtctgttgtgtgtctgctgttgTATCTATACTCATTATACTTTAATGatctttattatttataatattcataatTCAGGACTTTTTAAAGAGCACAAATGTgagttccagtgagacacttccaatggaagtcaatgggggtcattttttgagggtttaaagacagaaatgtgaagattataattttataaaagcacttaaattaattattctgttgaGCTGTAAACGGTTGTTTTTACAGTCATGTTAGTATTTAACAGTTAcagtgttacgtcgtcatggcaacagagttgtaaaatcgtctcactggaacacacatttaaagaaaaggaggaacgagtcgaaagtAATTTCTGTGATAATCGACATTATAccactaatgctgtcgattgatctgaactggtattaaacccggaatattcctttaacgggTGTCAGTAAAGTGAGGTAGTAATAGCATGTGTAATAGCATGTGTAATAGCATGTTACAGTATGTGTGCtatgccaaaaataaaaacaaaacgtaaacatttttaaaaacagtacaCATTGTTTACAGCACTGAAATTGTTTGTATCGTTCATAAGCAGTTTCTGTAGACCTAGTGTTGATCATCAGAACTGAACTTGTCCTCTCACGTTCTGTTCATGGAGTgcgactgtgtgtttgtgtgttgtaacaATGTTATAACGCAGATGTTACAGTAGTGACGTCAGTGTGATCAGAAGCGAGGCGGGATCATCTGAACGTGTCAGGGGTCATCGGGGAATCGACAGCGGTTCCGATGACGCGTTTGTGTTGATCTGCAGTGCGCATGCGCGTGGTCACCGGGACGCGCCGCTCGAGATTCTTCTGCATCTGTAAGAAAAACATGCGAACATTATCATGCGTGATTGCCGTGAGAGGACGCGCGCCGCAGCCGTGATCCCGGGCCGGTTCGGAGGATGTCGGACGGACCCGTGAATAAACTCCGAGTGAAACGACAGATCAGAACCATCGTGAAGGATCTGGAGAACATTTTAGGAGACCTTAAGGATGTTGCGAAGGAACtcaaagaggtgtgtgtgtgtgtgtgtgtgagagagagagagtgtgtgtgtgtgtgtgagagagagagagtgtgtgtgtgtgtgtgagagagagagtatgtgtgtgtgttagagagagagtatgtgtgtgtgtgtgtgtgagagagagagagagtatgtgtgtgtgttagagagagagtatgtgtgtgagtgtttaggtgtgtgtgtgagagagagatgtgtgtgtgtgtgtgtgtgtgtgtgtgtgtgtagagagagagtgtgtgtgtgtgtttaggtgtgtgttagagagagagtatgtgtgtgtgtgtgtgtgtgtgtgtgtgtgtgtgtgtgtgagagagagagagtatgtgtgtgtgttagagagagagtatgtgtgtgagtgtttaggtgtgtgtgtgagagagagagtatgtgtgtgtgtgtgtgtgtgtgtgtgtgtgttagagagagagtgtgtgtgtgtgtttaggtgtgtgttagagagagagtatgtgtgtgtgttagagagagagtatgtgtgtgtgtgtgtgagagagagagtatgtgtgtgtgttagagagagagtatgtgtgtgagtgtttaggtgtgtgtgtgagagagagagtatgtgtgagtgtttaggtgtgtgtgagagagagagtatgtgtgtgtgtgtgtgtgtgtgtgtgtgtgtgtgtgtgtgtgtgtgtgagagagagagtatgtgtgtgtgttagagagagagtatgtgtgtgagtgtttaggtgtgtgtgtgagagagagagtatgtgtgagtgtttaggtgtgtgtgagagagagagtatgtgtgtgtgtgtgtgtgtgtgtgtgtgtgtgtgtgtagagagagagtgtgtgtgtgtgtgtaggtgtgtgttagagagagagtatgtgtgtgtgtgtgtgtgagagagtctgtgtgtgtgtgtgtgagagagtgtatgaatgtgtatatgtgtgtgtgtgtatgtgtgggagagagagagtgtatatatatgtgtgtgtgtgtgggtgagagagagagtgtatatatgtgtgtgtgtgtgtgagagagagagtgtgagagtgtgtgtgtgagagagagtgtgtgtgtgtgtgtgtgtgtgtgtgtgtgtgtgtgtgtgtgagagagagagtgtatatatatgtgagagagtgagagtgtatatatatgtgtgtgtgtgtgtgtgtgtgagagagagagagagtgtatatatgtgtgtgtgtgtgtgagagagagagagtgtgagagtgtgtgtgtgtgtgagagagagagagtgtgagtgtgtgtgtgtgtgtgagagagtgagagagagagagagagagtgtatatatatgtgtgtgtgtgtgtgtgtgtgagagtgtgtgtgtgtgagagagaaagtgtgtgtgtgtgagagagtgagagagagagagtgtatatatgtgtgtgtgtgtgtgtgagagagagtgtgagagtgtgtgtgtgtgagagagagtgtgtgtgtgtgtgtgtgtgtgtgagagagtgagagagagagagagagagagtgtatatatatgtgtgtgtgtgtgtgtgagagagagagtgtgatgagtgtgtgtgtgtgtgagagagagtgtgtgtgtgtgtgtgtattgtgtgtgttttaatgactGGTGTTTCTTACAGTATTGATGGTGAATATGATGCtagaataataatagtaataacgaTGATGCATGTGATGTGTGTCAGATATACAGTCATGTGATGTTCATGTCAAGGCCTTTATGATGTATACATGACATATATCATCACAGCGCTCACAAGCTTTAATCAAGCGTTGATTTTTGGGAAACACTTGAAGGATTCTTTGAATGGAGTCTAATGGATTTCTGCATGTTGACAGCTGTCAGTCATctgatattcattcatttttcagttttaatgagaATACTGCTCCTGTCACTCATATGATGATTTATTTCCTCACTGTTGAATCATGTACAGATGAGAAATAGTGAAATAAGATTAAATATGCACAGACTGTCTGGAGCTggagttatacagtatatatgtatcaCAGGacataactgttctgagatcagtgcagacagacagacagcacactggaggtcaagtcatgcactaaatagggagcaagggagcatcctatagctctcctgtagctgttctgagaccagtgcagacagacagcacactggaggttaagtcatgcactaaatagggagcaagggagcatcctataactctcctataactgttctgagaccagtgcagacagacagacagcacactggaggttaagtcttgcactaaatagggagcaagggcgcatcctatagctctctataactgttctgagaccagtgcagacagacagcacactggaggttaagtcatgcactaaatagggagcaagggagcatcctatagctctctataactgttctgagaccagtgcagacagacagcacactggaggttaagtcatgcactaaatagggagcaagggagcatcctataactctcctataactgttctgagaccagtgcagacagacagacagcacactggaggttaagtcatacactaaatagggagcaagggagcatcctatagctctctataactgttctgagaccagtgcagacagacagcacactggaggttaagtcatgcactaaatagggagcaagggagcatcctatagctctctataactgttctgagaccagtgcagacagacagcacactggaggttaagacatgcactaaatagggagcaagggagcatcctatagctctcctataactgttctgagatcagtgcagacagacagcacactggaggttaagtcttgcactaaatagggagcaagggcgcatcctatagctctctataactgttctgagaccagtgcagacagacagcacactggaggttaagtcatgcactaaatagggagcaagggagcatcctatagctctctataactgttctgagaccagtgcagacagacagcacactggaggttaagacatgcactaaatagggagcaagggagcatcctataactctcctataactgttctgagaccagtgcagacagacagcacactggaggttaagtcatgcactaaatagggagcaagggagcatcctatagctctctatgcagttaagtgcgttcaatCCTAAAATCGgatcataagttcagtttcaggctgcagatgatgtttggacactcaatgatcatcagttcatagattcaacatttataatgttttatttgaacatgattgacagtgattggatgatgctggacgttttaagaaaactttttgcatttctTTTAGATGCGACTAGTTATAAATGAAAAAggcaaatggaaaatgcacacagcggtCACACTCGGGTCTCTGGAGGATAAACTCGAATTTGACAAGATTTTTCATTTTATCACCTTGCACAACCTTATCTGTAATGACcgtgacctctctctctctctctctctctctctctctctctctctctctctctctctctctctctctctctctctctctctctgtctgatgtctctctctctcaggtggtGAATGAGATCGACTGTCTCACATCAGATCTTCATCTGGAGGAGATGACAGACAGCTCAAAGACAGACACTCTGAACAGCAGCTCGAGCAGCACCACGACCACCACCCTGTCCAGCGTCGACAAGATCAAGATCTACCCCGAGGAGATGCTGTTCAGACCAGCAGCGGTCCCGCCGGCGGTCCTGAAGAGACCTCACCCGCCCCTGCCGCCCCCCCGAATGACCCCAAGCAGACCCGAGGAGCCTAGCGATGGCCTGTCGTCAAGGACACCGCCCTCGGCTAACGGGATAGTGATGCAGAACAGAGTTTTCCCCGTGAAACCCATTCATGTGTTGAGCAAAGACTCGTGTTGTGGGGTGAAAAGTGTGACTGCGCCCTCCGCACCTCTACTGAAACACGAGAAGAGCCGCTGTCTCACGAGGGAGCGTGTGCGATTCAGCGAGAAGGTCCAATATCTGGGCTACTGTCCGGACTGTGACCTACAGTGGGATGTGAACAACATGGATTTGCACTTACACACAGAATTGATTGAAGGCAAACCGAGTCCCGAACATCAGTGCTCCTCCTCGCTGCCTGCTCAAGTCCTCGTGGACAACGGCAGCCTCGGTTTCCCCTCGAAGAAACCACACAAGACCATTTTACGCCACAAAACCACCACCACAACCGTTTGATGTAGACTGAGTCTAAATGAACCATTTAAAAGTTCTCTTTCTAGTTTTGTATGATATGAAGTGCAGCGACTGAAGAAGCTCATGAAGAGACCGCAGAAGAGGAGGATGTCCTTCACTGGAGATGATGAAGGGTAAGTGCTTCCACAACTGACTCATCAGAACACTGAGACTGGAAAATGTTTGACCGTCTTTAAAAGCCTCATATATTTAAAACAACTGTTAAAAAAAGTTACATCTTTTGCGCTCGTGGGTCAAtattgatacacacacacacacttaactcactcacacacacacacacacacacactcacacacactcactcacacacacactcactcacacacacacatacacactcactcacacacacacatacacactctcacacacacacacacacacacacacacacacacacacacacactcactcacacacacacactcacacacacacacacactctctcactgacacacacacacactcacacacacacacacacacactcactcactcacttgtgtgtgtgtgtgtgtagtgagttgagtgtgtgtaacgtgtgtgtgtgtgtgtgtgtgtgtgtgtgtgtgagagagtgttgtgtgtgtgtgtgtgagtgtgtatgtgtgtaacgTGTGTGAGTGTGGATGTGTGtaacgtgtatatgtgtgtgtgtgtgtgtgtgtgtgtgtgtgtgtgagagagtgttgtgagtgtgtatgtgtgtaacgtgtatatatgtgtgtgtgtgtgtgtgtgtgtgtgtgagagagtgttgtgagtgtgtatgtgtgtaacatgtgtgagtgtgtgtgtgtgtgtgtgtgtgagtgagtgtatatgtgagtgtgtgtgtgtgtgtgtgtgtgtgtgtgtgtgtgtgtgagtgtgtgtgagtgtgtgtgtgtgagtgtgtgtgtgtgtgtgtgtgtgagtgtgtgtgagtgtgtgtgtgtgtgtgtgtgtgagtgtgtgtgtgtgtgtgagtgtttttgtgtgtgtgtgtgtgtgtgagtgtgtgtgagtgtgtgtgtgtgtgtgtgtgagtgtgtgtgagtgtatttatcactttgtggggaccaaatgtccccataaggatagtaaaacccgaaatttttgatcttgtggggacattttgtcggtccccatgaggaaaacagcttataaatcatactaaattatgttttttgaaaatgtaaaaatgcagaaagttttctgtgagggttaggtttaggggtagggttaggtttaggggatagaatataaagtttgtacagtataaaaaccattatgtctatggaaagtccccataaaacatggaaacacaacatgtgtgtgtgtgtgtgtgtgagagagtgtatatgtgagtgtgtgtgtgtgtgtgtgtgtgtgagtgagtgtatatgtgagtgtgtgtgtgtgtgtgtgtgtgtgtgtgtgtgtgtgtgtgtgtgtgtgagtgagttgagtgtgtgtgtgtgtgtgtgtgtgtgtgtgtgtgtgtgtgtgtgtgtgtgtgtgtgagtgagttgagtgtgtgtgtgtgtaacgtgtgtgtgtgtgtgtgagtgagttgagtgtgtgtgtgtgtgtgtgtgagtgagttgagtgtgtgtgtgtgtgtgtgtgtgtgtgtgtgagtgagttgagtgtgtgtgtgtgtgtgagttgagtgtgtgtgtgtgtgtgtgtgtgtgtgtgtgtgtgtgtgtgtgtgtgtgtgtgagtgagttgagtgtgtgtgtgtgtgtgtatgtgtgttgtttgtttgtgtgtgtctgtgtgtgtgtgtgtgtgtgtgtgagttgagtgtgtgtgtgtgtgtgtgtgtgtgtgtgtgtgtgtgtgtgtgtgtgtgtgtgtgtgtgtgtgtgtgtgtgtgttgtaaccgGTGGTGAATGTGCTGTAATGGAGATGAATGGAGTTTGAATGGTAAATACTCCGATCAGACTTTAATGTGTCTCACAAGCGCTCCAGCTCTTCTTTCATGATGTCTGCTCTGGATTGTCACGTATCTGCAACTATTATGGGCTTGCCCTTAGTAACCGTTGCTGTGCGTGTTGATCTGAGCATTTGTTTTAAAGCTTTGTctgatcatcatcatcgtcatcaagTCTCCGGCCATTCTTCAAATCTGCCTGTTACGGGTCATTTAAAGGCTCTTTTGGACTGTAAACACGTGATTATGTCAGATTAGAGTTGATTACTCCTATTtttaaattcattcattttattcttaataaaatctttattattttatcaccaagtaaatataaatatacaagtaAATATAATAGATCCACTTCATGCTCAGGGTCAACGTTAACTTTAACCACTAATTTTAAGTGGGACCGACAtgagacaaataaacaaaagtGAGTTTAAAGGTCAACTGCTTTTTAAAGAATGCATTATagtaaataaagtttattataaaGTAGCCTATAGTGATATTATATagaatatgataatatttatagatatatttaATGGCCTGGAAGTCCATTTAGAGTTGTTTTTAAGATTATTCacatattacaacaaaactcatgtGTATgagagtttttatttaattatttatataaattctcgtgtttttatataatttactttttaattgatTTTGTCTCGtgaagttttatatttattttaagtctcattagcttttttattttactatttattttaattttcataatttatataatttacttttcatttattttaagtctcgtgaatttaaaaaaatatatatttaaaaatgtattttaagtcttgtaagtttttatataatttattttgttatttattttaagtctcgtgagattttttatttattttaatgctttgaggttcttttaattcattttattatttattttaagtctcTTGCGTCATTAGtggtttatatttaataaattcagTCACTCCGACTGATTCATAAGAGTTTTTGATTCACTGAAAAGAGTCGACTCGTAAGATTCATTAGTTCAGATTTGGACAACGCTGTTACGGGTTTGTAGCACCACAGAATAATTGTCtcaagatgattcgctgatgtttccctcttttgtaagtcgctttggataaaagcatctgccaaatgaataaatgtgaatgaATAGCAGTGCAGAAAACATGTCAATTAATACTGGACCCTgatcgagagcgagagagagagagagagagagagagagcgagagagagagagagagagagagagagagagagagagaaagagcaagagagagcacgagagagagacagagagagagagcgagagagagagagagcagagagagagagagagagagagagcagagagagagcgcgagagagagagagagagagagagcgaaagagagagagagagagaaagagcagagagagagcgagagagagcgagagagagatagagagagagagagagagagagagagagcgagagagagagagagagagagcgagagagagtgagagagaaagagagcgagagagagagagagagcgaagagagagagagagagaaagagagagagagagaaagaaagcaaAATTTGTTGCATCTTGCCACATCCTGAGGGACGACCAGAGACCAGCAAACACccaataaacacacactcactcacagccgaacacacactcactcacagcccaacacacactcactcacagcccaacacacactcactcacagccaaacacacactcactcacagcccaacacacactcactcacagcccaacacacactcactcacagcccaacac
This window of the Xyrauchen texanus isolate HMW12.3.18 chromosome 27, RBS_HiC_50CHRs, whole genome shotgun sequence genome carries:
- the LOC127620742 gene encoding protein Largen-like, producing MSDGPVNKLRVKRQIRTIVKDLENILGDLKDVAKELKEVVNEIDCLTSDLHLEEMTDSSKTDTLNSSSSSTTTTTLSSVDKIKIYPEEMLFRPAAVPPAVLKRPHPPLPPPRMTPSRPEEPSDGLSSRTPPSANGIVMQNRVFPVKPIHVLSKDSCCGVKSVTAPSAPLLKHEKSRCLTRERVRFSEKVQYLGYCPDCDLQWDVNNMDLHLHTELIEGKPSPEHQCSSSLPAQVLVDNGSLGFPSKKPHKTILRHKTTTTTV